DNA from Thioclava sp. GXIMD2076:
CCCGCGCCAGACGCCATGCCGAAAGCGGCGGGCAGATCATATCCATCCGCCCCTGCACGATCATGGTCGGGATATGCTCGATCCGGTGACGGTCACGCAAGATCTGGCCATCCTCGTCGAGAAAGGCCCTGTTGGTAAAATAGTGATTTTCCAGACGCGCGAACGCACGGGCATAATCCGCCGGCGCCTCGCCCATATGGCCGTCAGTATCCACCGATGCCAGAGCGTTTTCCCACATCGTCCAGATGCGGGCATGGCGGGCCTCGGTCACATAATCGCCGCAGAAGAGGCGTTTGTGATAGGCCCCGACGAGATCGTCGCGTTCCTCCTCGGGGATCTGCTCGCAAAAGCGGGCCCACAGATCGGGGAAGAACTGCCCCGCGCCGCCCCCGTAAAACCAGTCGATCTCGCGCTGCATCGCCAGAAACACACCGCGCAGCACCAGCGCCTGCACATGGTCCGGATGCGCCTCGGCATAGATCAGCGCCAGCGTTGCCCCCCAGCTGCCGCCGAAAACGATCCAGCGCTCGATCCCGAGGGTTTGACGAATCAGCTCGATATCGGCGACCAGATGCCATGTGGTATTATGCTCCACCGAGGCCTGCGGCTTGGACAGCCCGCAACCACGCTGGTCGAAGAGCACGATCCGGTAATGGGCCGGATCGAAGAACCGGCGCATCGCGGGGCTGCACCCGCCCCCCGGACCGCCATGGAACACTACCACGGGCACGCCATGCGGATTGCCCGATTGCTCGACATACAGCTGATGGCCATCGCCCACATCCAGCATCCGCCGGTCGAAAGGCTCGATCGGCGGGTAAAGATATGATGTCGGCTGACGTTTTTGACCTGCAGTTCTATCCATGATCAGACTATATAGCGCAAAACGGTGCTCCACCACGGGGCAGAGGCAGATATTTCGAGGGCAAAGCATGTCAGACGCGAAATCGACGATCAATCCCGATGAGGTCGCCAAATTTGAGGCGATGGCCGCCGAATGGTGGGACCCGAACGGCAAGTTCCGCCCGCTGCACCAGATGAACCCTTGCCGCCTCGACTATCTGACCACACAGATCGCAGCGCAATTCGGCCGCAACCTGCGCGACGCACGACCTTTTGAAGGGCTGCGCATTCTGGATATCGGCTGTGGCGGCGGGCTCCTGTCGGAACCGATGGCGCGGCTCGGCGCGACCGTGGTGGGTGTGGATGCCGCTGAAGGCAACCTGCCGGTGGCGCGGCTGCATGCCGAGCAATCGGGGCTCGAGATCGATTACCGCCACGGCACCGCCGAGGCGCTGGCCGCAGATGGCGAGACATTCGACGTGGTTCTGGCGATGGAGATCGTCGAACATGTGGCCGTGCCGCAAGAGTTCATCGAGACCTGTGCGGCGCTGGTGAAATCGGGGGGGATGATGTTTGTCTCCACCCTCAATCGCAATGCCAAGAGCTATATGTTCGCCATCATCGGGGCCGAGCGGATCCTGAAATGGCTCCCCAACGGCACCCATGACTGGGCAAAGTTCATCACCCCCGACGAGCTGGAGGACATGGTCCTGAACGCCCAGCTGGATATGGTCGACCGCAAGGGCATGGTGCTCAACCCCATCACATGGCGCTGGTCCACCTCGGCGCGCGATCTGTCGGTGAATTACGTCACCACCAGCCTGAAGCCCTGATCACACAAGACTGAGCGCCGTGACGATCTCCATCTTGCCGAAACCGCTGAAGCGGGTGTTGGTCACGGCGCTATAGGCCCCCATGCCGTGGAAGACGATGTAATCCTCTTCCTCCAGATCCTCGGGGAGCGCCAGCTGGCTGGGTAGGCGGTCCACCGGATCGCAGGTCGGACCGAAGACCGTGCGCGGGAGCGTTGCGCCCTCGCGCTTGCGGCCATCAGGTCCGTAGCAGGTCAGGCGCTCGATATTGCCCACCAGCGGCAGATCGGCCAGCCCGCCATAGATCCCGTCATTGAGGAACACGTCACCGCCATCGCGCAGCGATTTCACGCGGGTGATATGGGTGAAGGCATCGCCCACCAGCCCCCGCCCCGGCTCGCAGACCAATGCGGGACGCGCCTCGCCAAAGGCCTCGCCCGCCACGCGGTCAATGGTGGTGAAAATCTCCTCGACCTTGGGCGCAGGCCCCGCCTTGCGGTGATTGGGGAATCCCCCGCCCACGTTAAGCCGGTGGAGCCTGACACCTGCCTGCTCCGCAATGCGCGCCGCGGCACGGATGTAGCGGTCCCAGACCATCGGGTCGGTCACCTGCGATCCGGGCTGGAAGGTGAGCGAGGGCTTGAAGCCCGCCTCACCCACATCGCGCAGAAGAGCAACCGCCAGATCCTCGGTCGCGCCGAACTTCGCGCTTGCGTCATAGGCCCCCGTCTCGTCGGCCAGCTCGAAGCGCACCGAGATCTCGCAACCCTCATAGGGCACCAGATCGACCAGCTTCGACAATTCGCTCCGGCTATCGACCGACCAGACCTTCACGCCGGCCTCGACCGCATGGGCGATCTCGGCCCGCCCGCGCACGGGATTATGGTAATGGAGCGCGCAATTGGGCGCGAGGCGGCGGATCAGATCGATCTCGTCGGGCGAGGCCACATCGAAGCCGCGGATACTGGCGGCGGCGAGATTCTCGATCACCATCTCGGCGGGGTTCGATTTGACATCATAGGTCACAAGCCCCGGAAAGCCGCGGATATAGCGCACCGCCGTCTGCTGTAGCACCGCAGGAGAGAAGACCAGCACCGGATGATCGGGCCGGTTCACACGGATAATCTCGGACGGGTTCATCCAGATCGTCTTCGAAACGCCCATCGGCTTTCCTCCCATCATAGTGGCAGCCACCTCTTGCCCCAATGCAGGAACCGCCCTGCGGATGGGTAAGCGCTTACGCAATTCGTTCTCAGGTGAGGCTGTCCGCCCTTCCTGCCTTTCCAGAACTGCGATATGGGGCCAAAGCCCTGCCCTGA
Protein-coding regions in this window:
- the pip gene encoding prolyl aminopeptidase, with product MDRTAGQKRQPTSYLYPPIEPFDRRMLDVGDGHQLYVEQSGNPHGVPVVVFHGGPGGGCSPAMRRFFDPAHYRIVLFDQRGCGLSKPQASVEHNTTWHLVADIELIRQTLGIERWIVFGGSWGATLALIYAEAHPDHVQALVLRGVFLAMQREIDWFYGGGAGQFFPDLWARFCEQIPEEERDDLVGAYHKRLFCGDYVTEARHARIWTMWENALASVDTDGHMGEAPADYARAFARLENHYFTNRAFLDEDGQILRDRHRIEHIPTMIVQGRMDMICPPLSAWRLARDWPLAELQMVPASGHALSEPRITQALVGIMDRLRR
- the ubiG gene encoding bifunctional 2-polyprenyl-6-hydroxyphenol methylase/3-demethylubiquinol 3-O-methyltransferase UbiG, producing MSDAKSTINPDEVAKFEAMAAEWWDPNGKFRPLHQMNPCRLDYLTTQIAAQFGRNLRDARPFEGLRILDIGCGGGLLSEPMARLGATVVGVDAAEGNLPVARLHAEQSGLEIDYRHGTAEALAADGETFDVVLAMEIVEHVAVPQEFIETCAALVKSGGMMFVSTLNRNAKSYMFAIIGAERILKWLPNGTHDWAKFITPDELEDMVLNAQLDMVDRKGMVLNPITWRWSTSARDLSVNYVTTSLKP
- a CDS encoding type III PLP-dependent enzyme translates to MGVSKTIWMNPSEIIRVNRPDHPVLVFSPAVLQQTAVRYIRGFPGLVTYDVKSNPAEMVIENLAAASIRGFDVASPDEIDLIRRLAPNCALHYHNPVRGRAEIAHAVEAGVKVWSVDSRSELSKLVDLVPYEGCEISVRFELADETGAYDASAKFGATEDLAVALLRDVGEAGFKPSLTFQPGSQVTDPMVWDRYIRAAARIAEQAGVRLHRLNVGGGFPNHRKAGPAPKVEEIFTTIDRVAGEAFGEARPALVCEPGRGLVGDAFTHITRVKSLRDGGDVFLNDGIYGGLADLPLVGNIERLTCYGPDGRKREGATLPRTVFGPTCDPVDRLPSQLALPEDLEEEDYIVFHGMGAYSAVTNTRFSGFGKMEIVTALSLV